The window tttgttaaattacaaacaattccttacagatgagattatagtttttatgttattggacttcagaaagacatttttatagcgtgtcttgctgatgtttgtatttctgttatcattctgattcgtatcatacatgtatagttgtgttgtagttggtttaaacgaagtatttcattgtcgatcacaagtgccaaaagcaccgccaaccagtgccgacacgggagctgtccgttgagttttctctttaattttgacataaaaaaatgtttactatagaagcagattctatagatgatttttacatagttggaaattcaggattttcagttacttaactgttgcaattatattacatattgcgatgtattaattgttgtaatgtacaaaaatgatacatgaacttgttaaaatctcgttcattcagtgactctttgtgTTTACAGTTTctgactacattatttttgtataaaatggtttagctcgtctcttgtagttttgtgtgatatatatgtctatgttagttccccgagctgaaagtcagaagccgctaaatttggtcaaacaaacacaagcttggcccctcaaggctcgtggagggccggtttcgtgagtcgctacgCGGCACTgactttgcggttcggcggaacagaatataaagagtgagcgagtgccagacaaagagagaactctcctggtctggaagaatgaaagaagaaaagaagaaaaccagttcactgccttcccgagtctaccttgcctggctgcagctctcttctgcaaacaccttctacctgtcttcaccttcttaacaccaccttaccaccccgtcacacacatacacaaatttacaacaCACTCTGTTTTGCACCTACATACCTCCTCATTCAACACAATCAAACCACCAACaagagcatatacaaaacatttcgcaAACGATAAATTCAGCggtaactaatatatatatatagacatgcatTATTGTCCATCTTTTAGACATTTGGTAAGATTATTCTTTATATTGTTTCCTAAACACATTTTATTcgttatatcaaaacaaaaacaaaaaaagggagagagtgggaggttattccatacatttccaccagaatatatgAAGCTGTATTGCTAAAGGTTTAGGTATATGTAACATATGGCTGTACCTGtgatcattagttttaaaagtttctgtaatctttttggctgcatttctgtatattacattatgcatacagacagccttgtttaagaacagcatgttgtgaaaagataatacattaagtagtttatgaaccatatgggtcagggagctcgacttcaacaatactagtttgaaagctcttttaacactcctgcacacacatacactcgctgagTGTATACGATGATtacattttcagcttgttttcctacagttgtcccacaatgttgaataatcgatgattggcagaacatgtgcacagaaaaaaagcattcgtgaatgaacgtcaaggaatcatatctatgtatgttcgtgtatgtgtgtgtgtgtgtgtgtgtgtgtgtgtgtgtgcatcagcgttctttctatgtgcgtatggatttttgtttttatgtgcgtgtgtatgtttcagtgcgtgcgattgtaggtatgaatagcgagtgtatgtgtgtgcaagaatgtttataactgccagattgtgggtgatcttgtttctgtgtgtacgcatgcataagtatttgtgagtgagctggtgtgcatgcattagcagttttagtgtgtgtatttgtatgtatgttttcgccattgtatgcaaaagcgagttcctgtatgtgtgcacgagatatcaatgtaggtgatgtgtgactggtgtgcatgagcaatagttcgactttgtgtagattaacgtttgtgtgcatgaatttgtgtgtgcgtgcatgtttgatcgaaagtgtatgagtgtacttgtgttttcatatacgtgtatgtgtgtgcatgtgtgtgcccgcacgagcacccgtgagtgtgtgtgtgtatgtgtgtgtgtatgtgtgtgtgtgtgtgtgtgtgtgtattcgagacagggggtgagagatagacagatagctgaaagtgacaagagaaaaaacagaggaacagatattggtacagatcgacccagaaacgacacacacactggcaaacaagtcgtaacaaatgcaatacagtcaaatcaaactatttatttacatttaaaatgcaaactaagtgacttaaaaacgatcacgactcaatcctatgtacaaatggcatgcatgtttcagccctgtcacacacccacagtcacaagcGATGTGagaaagtcaccacacagtcacaggcgatgatatattgcacacaattgacatggtgtcacaatggtgggtggtggtgacatggcatgtccggacgtcaaatatgcaagcagtgatgtcagaaggtcctgtcgctgtccgtgtcctgagccaggtagcgctgtcgggtcctcaggcagttcagcattgtgaccgacatgaactggtccagggacaggtccactgaagaggaggaccccagtcctgctgtggccacagagcggaccttgacgttgatgggctccaccaggcctcgcttcttcttgcccagtgccttccctggtgtccagcccatcttgtgcagcatgctgctgcctttgttgctgctgctgatggctgtGTGCACTGAGGCTGTGTGCTGCACCAGGGGCCGATAACTGGGCACGTCACGGTCAGCAAGCCTGGGTTGCCACGAGCCCGTCACCTCCAGGGACCTGTTGATGACGTCAATCTGTCGGTCCACGTCCTCCTTGCTTTCCGTGGAGGAGAATCCGCAGGCCTTACGCCACGCCTTCTGCCGTCGCCGGGTCCTATTCTTCTTGACCTcctgggactgcagcagaggtcgttttgcagctgaggtcttggacagcttgagtgccgccatcacctgtccgggttcacactggtcgcaggtgaccaggccctggtgaatgtggagcagcatctccgtgctgcccacgcgaagcgtgctgccgtggcgtagtggagtgaccccggccaggcggacatggttgaggaaggttccggtgtggctgcccaagtcctgcacagtgtagcactgctgccggctgcagtactggatggcagcgtgcttggggctgacctcctcaccggggatgtggagccacgcgtccttctcccgtcccaccgtgccgccagggtacgttaccaggaaaaacgtcccggcgtcaagatcatctgacttgagaacgaccacgcggatgcagggaggattcgtgggtggcagtgctggagactgggtgttggttgtggtgctggtggaacTCCAGGACTGCACAGCCTCCCGAGTGTAGTAGGAGGCTGTGGTGGGGCGGTAGTACAGCTGGCTGCTGGGGTGGAAGTACCAGCCTGATGCTGCGTTGTGGTAAAATCCACTAGAGGTGTGGACCCACTGCTGCTGAGGCTCAGAAGTTTGCATTTTGCCCGTAGAAAACAGGGATGGCTCACTTCTCTTCGATGTAACACAAGCAAGTCTTGCTACTCAAAGTTTCAGTGAAGAGTGATAATACCAACTTGGAGTTCAGCTTTTTATACCCGTTTTTGCACGTCAAATGCTTCAAATCGCAGAGTTGTGATTGGCGGAATCACAGCTCTAGTCAGACTCAACTTGAGCTCAACAGGTGGGAACCACTTAGAGATAGCAGCCATCTttaactccaccaccatcctgacagcaggcctcctcttcccttttccttttgttggtttgtgtggacaggccacgacacgtgtttacgttgcccagggaagagcaacacgctgcgttaatgaagttgattgttgtcccggtgaccagtggggtgtgggaaggtcggggtgatgaacgggagtgtcgggggtctttgtctgaaaaacaataaccgttctactgacaagcactcagtctggtcactgtaatacaacttttcttgtagtttttatCATCTCCTCGTACCAGACGATGGGTGAGGCTATAGATAATACTGTACTAGAAACCTCCTTGGGAGGATTAACCTAATACCACAGTGTGAATTACAATTTtcatagtttgtatgtgtgcgtgtgcacgaacgtgtgtgtgtgtgtatgtgtgtgtgtgtgtgtgttttaaagtcaagtcaatattttttttttattaaagatggtaaagaaataataaagattttttttaaaaagcaacaatggcaatatagatacattcatagaagttttttgtgataatgaaacacacactagtatatttgtttctctctctctctctctctctctctctctctctcacacacacacacacacacacacacacacacacacacacacacacacacacacacaaacagacacacacacactcacacacacacaacaacaacaacaacaacaataacaacaacagcaacaacaaaagcaaaaaacaaacaaaacaaaaaaaacgggtacaCATGTCACGGGGATGGCTACGATCTtcattgggccagcttagcagacaatttttgtgactcgccgaaggttagtaAGGAAGTTTgtaatcggtcacaagttatctccctataCAGGTAGGCGTatgattttttcatcaatttgttaaattacaaacaattccttacagatgagattatagtttttatgttattggacttcagaaagacatttttatagcgtgtcttgctgatgtttgtatttctgttatcaatctgattcgtatcatacatgtatagttgtgttgtagttggtttgaacgaagtatttcattgtcgatcacaagtgccaaaagcaccgccaaccagtgccgacacgggagctgtccgttgagttttctctttaattttgacataaaaaaatgttTACTATAGAAGcacattctatagatgatttttacatagttggaaattcaggattttcagttacttaactgttgcaattatattacatattgcgacgtattaattgtggtaatgtacaaaaatgatacatgaacttgttaaaatctcgttcattcagtgactctttgtgTTTACAGTTTctgactacattatttttgtataaaatggtttagctcgtctcttgtagttttgtgtgatatatatgtctatgttagttccccgagctgaaagtcagaagccgctaaatttggtcaaacaaacacaagcttggcccctcaaggctcgtggagggccggtttcgtgagtcgctacgcgcactggctttgcggttcggcggaacagaatataaagagtgagcgagtgccagacaaagagagaactctcctggtctggaagaatgaaaggagaaaagaagaaaaccagtgcactgccttcccgagtctaccttgcctggctgcagctctcttctgcaaacaccttctacctgtcttcaccttcttaacaccaccttaccaccccgtcacacacatacacaaatttacaacaCACTCTGTTTTGCACCTACATACCTCCTCATTCAACACAATCAAACCACCAACaagagcatatacaaaacatttcgcaAACGATAAATTCAGCggtaactaatatatatatatatagacatgcatTATTGTCCATCTTTTAGACATTTGGTAAGATTATTCTTCATATTGTTTCCTAAACACATTTTATTCGTTAtatcgaaacaaacaaaaaaaaagggagagagtgggaggttattccatacatttccaccagaatatatgAAGCTGTATTGCTAAAGGTTTAGGTATATGTAACATATGGCTGTACCTGTGATCATTAGGCTGTACCTGtgatcattagttttaaaagtttctgtaatctttttggctgcatttctgtatattacattatgcatacagacagccttgtttaagaacagcatgttgtgaaaagataatacattaagtagtttatgaaccatatgggtcagggagctcgacttcaacaatactagtttgaaagctcttttaacactcctgcacacacatacactcgctgagTGTATACGATGATtacattttcagcttgttttcctacagttgtcccacaatgttgaataatcgatgattggcagaacatgtgcacagaaaaaaagcattcgtgaatgaacgtcaaggaatcatatctatgtatgttcgtgtatattgtgtgtgtgtgtgtgtgtgtgtgtgtgtgtgtgcatcagcgttctttctatgtgcgtatggagttttgtttttatgtgcgtgtgtatgtttcagtgcgtgcgattgtaggtatgaatagcgagtgtatgtgtgtgcaagagtgtttataactgccagattgtgggtgatcttgtttctgtgtgtacacatgcataagTATTTGTGAGTGAGCTGGTGTACATGCATtagcagttttagtgtgtgtatttgtatgtatgttttcgccattgtatgcaaaagcgagttcctgtatgtgtgcacgagatatcaatgtaggtgatgtgtgactggtgtgcatgagcaatagttcgactttgtgtagattaacgtttgtgtgcatgaatttgtgtgtgcgtgcatgtttgatcgaaagtgtatgagtgtacttgtgttttcatatacgtgtatgtgtgtgcatgtgtgtgcccgcacgagcacccgtgagtgtgtgtgtgtatgtgtgtgtgtgtgtgtgtgtgtaatcgagacagggggtgagagatagacagatagctgaaagtgacaagagaaaaaacagaggaacagatattggtacagatcgacccagaaacgacacacacactggcaaacaagtcgtagcaaatgcaatacagtcaaaatcaaactatttatttacatttaaaatgcaaactaagtgacttaaaacgatcacgactcaatcctatgtacaaatggcatgcatgtttcagctctgtcacacacccacagtcacaagcAATGTGagaaagtcaccacacagtcacaggcgatgATATATTCCACACAATTGACACGGTGTcacaatggtgggtggtggtgacatggcATGTCCGGACGTCAAATATGCAAGCAGTGATGTCAGAAGGTCCTGCCGCTGTCCGTGTCCCGAGCCAGGTAGCGCTGTTGGGTCCTCAGGCAGTTCAGCATTGTGACCGACATGAACTGGTCCAGGGACAGGTCCACTGAAGAGGAGGACCCCAGTCCTGCTGTGGCCACAGAGCGGACCTTGACGTTGATGGGCTCCACCAGGCCTCGCTTCTTCTTGCCCAGTGCCTTCCCTGGTGTCCAGCCCATCTTGTGCAGcatgctgctgcctttgttgctgctgctgatggctgtGTGCACTGAGGCTGTGTGCTGCACCAGGGGCCGATAACTGGGCACGTCACGGTCAGCAAGCGTGGGTTGCTACGAGCCCGTCACCTCCAGGGACCTGTTGATGACGTCAATCTGTTGGTCCACGTCCTCCTTGCTTTCCGTGGAGGAGAATCCGCAGGCCTTACGCCACGCCTTCTGCCGTCGCCGGGTCCTATTCTTCTTGACCTcctgggactgcagcagaggtCGTTTTGCAGCTGAGGTCTTGGACAGCTTGAGTGCCGCCATCACCTGTCCGGGTTCACACTGGTCGCAGGTGATCAGGCCCTGGTGAATGTGGAGCAGCATCTCCGTGCTGCCCACGCGAAGCGTGCTGCCGTGGCGTAGTGGAGTGACCCCGGCCAGGCGGACATGGTTGAGGAAGGTTCCGGTGTGGCTGCCCAAGTCCTGCACAGTGTAGCACTGCTGCCGGCTGCAGTACTGGATGGCAGCGTGCTTGGGGCTGACCTCCTCACCGGGGATGTGGAGCCACGCGTCCTTCTCCCTTCCCACCGTGCCGCCAGGGTACGTTACCAGGAAAAACGTCCCGGCGTCAAGATCATCTGACTTGAGAACGACCACGCGGATGCAGGGAGGATTCGTGGGTGGCAGTGCTGGAgactgggtgttggttgtggtgctggtggaacTCCAGGACTGCACAGCCTCCCGAGTGTAGTAGGAGGCTGTGGTGGGGCGGTAGTACAGCTGGCTGCTGGGGTGGAAGTACCAGCCTGATGCTGCGTTGTGGTAAAATCCACTAGAGGTGTGGACCCACTGCTGCTGAGGCTCAGAAGTTTGCATTTTGCCCGTAGAAAACAGGGATGGCTCACTTCTCTTCGATGTAACACAACAAGTCTTGCTACTCAAAGTTTCAGTGAAGAGTGATAATACCAACTTGGAGTTCAGCTTTTTATACCCGTTTTTGCACGTCAAATGCTTCAAATCGCAGAGTTGTGATTGGCGGAATCACAGCTCTAGTCAGACTCAACTTGAGCTCAACAGGTGGGAACCACTTAGAGATAGCAGCCATCTttaactccaccaccatcctgacagcaggcctcctcttcccttttccttttgttggtttgtgtggacagGCCACGACACGTGTTTACGTTGCCCAGGGAAGAGCAACACGCTGCGTTAATGAAGTTGATTGTTGTCCCGGTGACCAGTGGGGTGTGGGAAGTTCGGGGTGATGAACGGGAGTGTCGGGGGTCTTTGTCTGAAAAACAATAACCGTTCTACTGACAAGCACTCAGTCTGGTCACTGTAATACaacttttcttgtagtttttatCATCTCCTCGTACCAGACGATGGGTGAGGCTATAGATAATACTGTACTAGAAACCTCCTTGGGAGGATTAACCTAATACCACAGTGTGAATTACAATTTtcatagtttgtatgtgtgcgtgtgcacgaacgtgtgtgtgtgtgtatgtgtgtgtgtgtgtgtgtgtttaaagtcaagtcaatatttttttttattaaagatggtaaagaaataataaagattttttttaaaagcaacaatggcaatatagatacattcatagaagttttttgtgataatgaaacacacactagtatatttgtttctctctctctctctctctctctctctctctcacacacacacacacacacacacacacacacacacacacacacacacacaaacagacacacacacactcacacacacacaacaacaacaacaacaacaataacaacaacagcaacaacaaaagcaaaaaacaaacaaaacaaaaaaaaaacgggtacacatgtcacggggttggctacgatcttcattgggccagcttagcagacaatttttgtgactcgccgaaggttagtaaggaagtttgtaaatcggtcacaagttatctccctataCAGGTAGGCGTatgattttttcatcaatttgttaaattacaaacaattccttacagatgagattatagtttttatgttattggacttcagaaagacatttttatagcgtgtcttgctgatgtttgtatttctgttatcaatctgattcgtatcatacatgtatagttgtgttgtagttggtttgaacgaagtatttcattgtcgatcacaagtgccaaaagcaccgccaaccagtgccgacacgggagctgtccgttgagttttctctttaattttgacataaaaaaatgttTACTATAGAAGcacattctatagatgatttttacatagttggaaattcaggattttcagttacttaactgttgcaattatattacatattgcgacgtattaattgtggtaatgtacaaaaatgatacatgaacttgttaaaatctcgttcattcagtgactctttgtgTTTACAGTTTctgactacattatttttgtataaaatggtttagctcgtctcttgtagttttgtgtgatatatatgtctatgttagttccccgagctgaaagtcagaagccgctaaatttggtcaaacaaacacaagcttggcccctcaaggctcgtggagggccggtttcgtgagtcgctacgcggcactggctttgcggttcggcggaacagaatataaagagtgagcgagtgccagacaaagagagaactctcctggtctggaagaatgaaagaagaaaagaagaaaaccagtgcactgccttcccgagtctaccttgcctggctgcagctctcttctgcaaacaccttctacctgtcttcaccttcttaacaccaccttaccaccccgtcacacacatacacaaatttacaacaCACTCTGTTTTGCACCTACATACCTCCTCATTCAACACAATCAAACCACCAACaagagcatatacaaaacatttcgcaAACGATAAATTCAGCggtaactaatatatatatatatatagacatgcatTATTGTCCATCTTTTAGACATTTGGTAAGATTATTCTTCATATTGTTTCCTAAACACATTTTATTCgttatatcaaaacaaacaaaaaaaaagggagagagtgggaggttattccatacatttccaccagaatatatgAAGCTGTATTGCTAAAGGTTTAGGTATATGTAACATATGGCTGTACCTGTGATCATTAGGCTGTACCTGtgatcattagttttaaaagtttctgtaatctttttggctgcatttctgtatattacattatgcatacagacagccttgtttaagaacagcatgttgtgaaaagataatacattaagtagtttatgaaccatatgggtcagggagctcgacttcaacaatactagtttgaaagctcttttaacactcctgcacacacatacactcgctgagTGTATACGATGATtacattttcagcttgttttcctacagttgtcccacaatgttgaataatcgatgattggcagaacatgtgcactgaaaaaaagcattcgtgaatgaacgtcaaggaatcatatctatgtatgttcgtgtatgtgtgtgtgtgtgtgtgtgtgtgtgtgtgcatcagcgttctttctttctgtgtgtgtgtgtattcgagacagggggtgagagatagacagatagctgaaagtgacaagagaaaaaacagaggaacagatattggtacagatcgacccagaaacgacacacacactggcaaacaagtcgtaacaaatgcaatacagtcaaatcaaactatttatttacatttaaaaTGCAAACTAAGTGACTTAAAACGATCACGACTCAATGCTATGTACAAATGGCATGCATGTTTCAgccctgtcacacacccacagtcacaagcGATGTGGgaaagtcaccacacagtcacaggcgatgatatattgcacacaattgacatggtgtcacaatggtgggtggtggtgacatggcatgtccggacgtcaaatatgcaagcagtgatgtcagaaggtcctgtcgctgtccgtgtcctgagccaggtagcgctgtcgggtcctcaggcagttcagcattgtgaccgacatgaactggtccagggacaggtccactgaagaggaggaccccagtcctgctgtggccacagagcggaccttgacgttgatgggctccaccaggcctcgcttcttcttgcccagtgccttccctggtgtccagcccatcttgtgcagcatgctgctgcctttgttgctgctgctgatggctgtGTGCACTGAGGCTGTGTGCTGCACCAGGGGCCGATAACTGGGCACGTCATGGTCAGCAAGCCTGGGTTGCCACGAGCCCGTCACCTCCAGGGACCTGTTGATGACGTCAATCTGTCGGTCCACGTCCTCCTTGCTTTCCGTGGAGGAGAATCCGCAGGCCTTACGCCACGCCTTCTGCCGTCGCCGGGTCCTATTCTTCTTGACCTcctgggactgcagcagaggtCGTTTTGCAGCTGAGGTCTTGGACAGCTTGAGTGCCGCCATCACCTGTCCGGGTTCACACTGGTCGCAGGTGACCAGGCCCTGGTGA of the Babylonia areolata isolate BAREFJ2019XMU chromosome 27, ASM4173473v1, whole genome shotgun sequence genome contains:
- the LOC143301046 gene encoding angiogenic factor with G patch and FHA domains 1-like encodes the protein MQTSEPQQQWVHTSSGFYHNAASGWYFHPSSQLYYRPTTASYYTREAVQSWSSTSTTTNTQSPALPPTNPPCIRVVVLKSDDLDAGTFFLVTYPGGTVGREKDAWLHIPGEEVSPKHAAIQYCSRQQCYTVQDLGSHTGTFLNHVRLAGVTPLRHGSTLRVGSTEMLLHIHQGLITCDQCEPGQVMAALKLSKTSAAKRPLLQSQEVKKNRTRRRQKAWRKACGFSSTESKEDVDQQIDVINRSLEVTGSYRPLVQHTASVHTAISSSNKGSSMLHKMGWTPGKALGKKKRGLVEPINVKVRSVATAGLGSSSSVDLSLDQFMSVTMLNCLRTQQRYLARDTDSGRTF